From the Tachyglossus aculeatus isolate mTacAcu1 chromosome 21, mTacAcu1.pri, whole genome shotgun sequence genome, one window contains:
- the LOC119942183 gene encoding olfactory receptor 4C12-like — protein MVMAYDHYVALCKLLYYTTIMSRHLCSSLVAVAWAGGFLHATIQILFMSHLPFCGPSVIDHFMCDLYPLIKLVSTDTHNLHLLAAANSGSMCLLIFVLLMISYTFILHSLKTHNVTGRLKALSTCASHFTIVIFFFIPCTFTYVQHKTSSSIDKAVAVFYAMILPMLSPFIYTLRNAEISAIRKSVSKTVTFAHE, from the coding sequence atggtgatggcctatgaccattACGTGGCTTTATGCAAGCTGTTGTACTACACGACCATAATGAGCAGACATCTCTGTAGCTCACTGGTGGCCGTGGCCTGGGCCGGAGGCTTCCTTCATGCCACAATACAGATTCTCTTCATGTCACACttaccattctgtggccccagtgTCATCGACCACTTCATGTGCGATTTGTACCCCTTGATAAAACTGGTCTCCACCGATACTCACAACTTGCACCTGCTGGCTGCTGCTAACAGTGGCAGCATGTGCCTGTTAATCTTTGTCCTGCTCATGATTTCCTATACCTTCATCTTGCACTCCCTGAAGACCCACAATGTCACGGGTAGgctcaaagctctctccacctgtgcctcccacttCACCATTGTCATCTTCTTCTTTATTCCGTGCACCTTTACATATGTGCAGCACAAAACTTCCTCATCCATTGACAAGGCTGTTGCAGTATTTTATGCTATGATACTCCCTATGCTAAGTCCCTTCATCTACACGTTGAGAAATGCAGAGATAAGTGCCATTAGAAAGTCAGTGAGCAAAACAGTGACTTTTGCCCACGAATAA